In the Campylobacter concisus ATCC 51562 genome, one interval contains:
- a CDS encoding GspE/PulE family protein, producing the protein MNNLENLTLKTLEQLNKLNDEQILKIIEIKKINEKSLLAILLEENMLEEEIFFEILSDIYRRGHTDIDEISTSLQIDQKRFIQYVCDKFKITFFDLDDIDIDYRISEKLSTSQLKSYNAIPVKEDEISVYVAFKNPFDVIIQDKVQNLFNRKLLKVACADPAQIEKYINKIALNESIKDVITEIRKELSSSSSQGQSTESSGILKLIEIILKTSIQSRASDIHIEPTETNCIVRSRIDGMLSETFIFDKDIYPPMVSRMKLLSNMDIAERRRPQDGRFSAQILDKEYDFRISTLPILNGESIVLRILDKSKVIINIEDLGMHPDNFAKFKKSMKAPYGIILVTGPTGSGKTTTLYGALNDIKSVKTKIITVEDPVEYQLNMIQQVHVNEKAGLTFISALRSILRQDPDIIMIGEIRDQETLRIAIQAALTGHLVFSTLHTNDAISALPRMVDMGIEPYLVSGALVCIEAQRLVRKLCPYCKQKVTLSQKALDEIKKFLPKDYQFYKSVGCQHCSQTGYLGREMISEILSISDHIASIVANNASKEELKKAAYDEGFIDMFHDGVIRAANGVTTIEEVYRVAKI; encoded by the coding sequence ATGAATAATTTAGAAAATTTAACGCTAAAGACATTAGAACAACTTAATAAACTAAATGATGAGCAAATTTTAAAGATTATAGAGATAAAAAAAATAAACGAAAAAAGTCTTTTGGCTATTTTGCTTGAAGAAAATATGCTAGAAGAAGAGATTTTTTTTGAAATTCTATCTGATATTTATAGAAGAGGACACACTGACATTGATGAAATTTCGACTAGTCTTCAGATAGATCAAAAGCGCTTTATTCAATATGTATGTGATAAATTTAAAATCACATTTTTTGATCTTGATGATATAGATATCGACTACCGTATCAGTGAAAAGCTAAGCACCTCGCAGCTAAAATCATATAACGCCATCCCTGTAAAAGAAGATGAGATAAGCGTTTATGTTGCTTTTAAAAATCCTTTTGATGTGATCATTCAAGATAAAGTTCAAAATTTATTTAACAGAAAGCTATTAAAAGTAGCTTGCGCCGATCCAGCCCAGATAGAAAAATATATAAATAAAATAGCTCTTAATGAAAGTATAAAAGACGTCATTACAGAGATTAGAAAAGAGCTTTCAAGCTCTAGCAGTCAAGGGCAAAGCACAGAAAGCTCTGGAATTTTAAAACTAATTGAGATAATTTTAAAAACATCTATTCAAAGCAGAGCAAGCGATATTCACATCGAGCCAACTGAGACAAACTGCATCGTAAGAAGCAGGATAGATGGTATGCTAAGTGAGACATTTATATTTGATAAAGATATCTATCCTCCGATGGTTAGCCGTATGAAGCTACTTTCAAATATGGATATCGCAGAGCGTCGCCGCCCACAAGATGGTAGATTTTCAGCTCAAATTTTAGATAAAGAGTACGATTTTCGTATCTCCACACTACCTATTTTAAACGGCGAAAGCATAGTTTTAAGAATTTTGGACAAATCAAAAGTTATCATAAACATTGAAGACCTCGGTATGCATCCAGATAACTTTGCTAAGTTTAAAAAGAGCATGAAAGCGCCTTATGGCATCATCCTAGTTACTGGTCCGACAGGATCAGGAAAAACGACTACACTTTATGGTGCATTAAATGACATAAAAAGTGTAAAAACTAAGATTATTACCGTTGAAGATCCGGTTGAGTATCAGCTAAATATGATCCAACAAGTACATGTAAATGAGAAGGCTGGGCTTACTTTTATCTCAGCTCTTCGCTCTATTTTAAGGCAAGATCCAGACATTATTATGATAGGTGAGATCAGAGATCAAGAGACGCTTAGAATCGCAATTCAAGCAGCACTAACTGGCCACTTGGTTTTTTCTACACTTCATACAAACGACGCTATTAGCGCTTTACCTCGTATGGTTGATATGGGTATTGAGCCATATTTAGTGAGTGGTGCACTAGTTTGCATTGAGGCGCAAAGGCTTGTAAGAAAGCTTTGCCCGTATTGCAAACAAAAAGTCACGCTATCTCAAAAAGCTCTTGATGAGATTAAGAAATTTCTTCCTAAAGATTATCAGTTTTATAAAAGCGTAGGTTGCCAACACTGCTCACAAACCGGATATCTAGGGCGTGAAATGATAAGTGAAATATTGTCTATCAGCGATCATATAGCAAGTATCGTAGCAAACAACGCTTCAAAAGAAGAGCTTAAAAAGGCTGCCTATGACGAAGGCTTTATAGATATGTTCCACGATGGCGTTATACGCGCAGCAAATGGTGTAACAACAATCGAAGAAGTATATAGAGTTGCCAAGATATGA
- a CDS encoding ATP-binding protein yields MNNKNIYTDIKDIFINEDEVADFVNLDNSITCYNKIVSALKKPLKLILFYGKPGSGKTFLLNKIASDLQKDKKLIFFPHPFFSEATFIEALCEDIYGNKIDNINNFESFVAHYSKEFKNKDEILQNQIVVILDEAQLYPTELIEKIRLMADTRLFKFLFTIHKTENEDVLAKDYFQTRIWESIELGSANTNEIIVYLQRKIGQKGYDKYLNFQKKDYDKAYELCCGNLRTLNKIMYKFYEICEYYEQNQPSKLSSEDANIKILTMSALDTGIIHA; encoded by the coding sequence ATGAATAACAAGAATATTTATACAGATATAAAAGATATCTTTATCAACGAAGACGAAGTAGCTGATTTTGTTAATCTAGATAACTCAATCACTTGTTACAATAAGATCGTTTCGGCTCTAAAAAAGCCATTAAAGCTTATACTTTTTTATGGCAAGCCTGGTAGTGGAAAGACCTTTTTGTTAAACAAGATAGCCTCTGATCTTCAAAAGGATAAAAAATTAATTTTTTTCCCGCATCCTTTTTTTAGCGAGGCTACATTTATAGAAGCTCTTTGTGAAGATATATACGGAAATAAAATTGATAATATAAATAATTTTGAAAGTTTTGTTGCACACTACTCAAAAGAATTTAAAAATAAAGATGAAATTTTACAAAACCAAATAGTCGTCATCTTGGATGAAGCACAACTTTATCCTACTGAATTGATCGAAAAAATAAGGCTAATGGCCGATACAAGATTATTTAAATTTCTATTTACTATTCATAAAACTGAAAATGAAGATGTGTTAGCAAAGGACTATTTTCAAACTAGAATTTGGGAGAGTATAGAGCTTGGAAGTGCAAACACGAATGAAATTATAGTTTATTTGCAAAGAAAAATAGGACAAAAGGGCTACGATAAATACCTAAATTTTCAGAAAAAAGACTATGACAAAGCCTATGAGCTTTGTTGTGGAAATCTACGCACACTAAATAAAATTATGTATAAATTTTATGAAATTTGTGAATATTACGAACAAAACCAGCCATCAAAATTAAGTAGCGAGGATGCAAATATTAAAATTTTGACAATGTCTGCACTTGATACAGGAATAATTCATGCTTGA
- the mshL gene encoding pilus (MSHA type) biogenesis protein MshL, with translation MLRLKLNKILIIGALICLNMNYASANESSCLSKNFNMKISDDVALVDVLNQLSEMCNFSIVAKDTYSKTELKDKVFGVNIRNMSLSEVFDLLLSEKNLSYEFSNNVLKILSLKTQIFKLDYITSIREGTAVTQASVDATPSEISSSSSSSDNSQDDSSQGSSNLIKTTERFDFWEKLDAELKAILNNSSEHITAPDPIINQNAGLITVTATPSQLKRVEKYIDEMQKRLKKQVIIDVSIISVELNNEYKQGVDWSKFELGFNTYIGNSRNNPSSSATWTNKGNSLSDGFGRTLNIAANLNFSLDGMINFLETNGKTKVISSPKVTTLNNQQALISVGDNINYRVQQKTDNGNSNSDRLTTTYKQYSVFIGILLNLLPEVSDNNKIMLRINPSLSNFKYAEDDTRQNALREIAPDTVQKKLSTVVQVDSGDTIILGGLIGQTKGKNNTSVPLLSDIPLIGGVFKSTRDNIKTTELIFVITPHVVDFDKKKPLNQSLKDLGFSKTIYE, from the coding sequence ATGTTGAGATTAAAATTAAATAAAATATTAATAATAGGTGCACTCATTTGCTTGAATATGAACTATGCTAGTGCTAATGAGAGTAGTTGTTTAAGCAAGAATTTTAATATGAAAATTTCAGATGATGTTGCACTAGTAGATGTGTTAAATCAGCTTTCAGAGATGTGTAACTTTAGTATTGTTGCAAAGGATACTTATAGCAAGACAGAGCTAAAAGATAAAGTTTTTGGTGTTAATATCAGAAATATGAGTCTTAGCGAAGTTTTTGACCTGCTTTTAAGTGAGAAAAATTTAAGCTACGAGTTTTCAAATAATGTATTAAAAATTTTATCTTTAAAAACTCAAATTTTTAAACTAGACTATATAACTTCTATTAGAGAAGGAACTGCTGTCACCCAAGCTTCAGTGGATGCTACTCCATCTGAAATTTCTAGTAGCTCAAGTAGTAGCGATAATTCCCAAGATGATAGTTCTCAAGGCTCAAGCAACCTTATAAAAACTACCGAAAGGTTTGACTTTTGGGAAAAACTAGATGCTGAGCTCAAAGCTATTTTAAATAATAGTAGCGAACATATCACAGCACCTGATCCTATCATAAATCAAAACGCAGGTCTTATCACTGTTACAGCCACTCCTTCTCAACTTAAGCGTGTCGAGAAATATATAGATGAAATGCAAAAAAGACTAAAAAAACAAGTAATTATTGATGTTTCTATTATTTCAGTTGAGTTAAATAATGAATACAAGCAAGGTGTTGACTGGAGTAAATTTGAACTCGGGTTTAATACATACATTGGTAATTCAAGAAATAATCCGAGCTCAAGTGCTACTTGGACAAATAAAGGCAATAGCCTAAGTGATGGATTTGGACGCACATTAAATATTGCAGCTAATTTAAATTTCAGCCTTGATGGAATGATAAATTTTCTTGAAACAAATGGAAAGACAAAGGTTATATCAAGCCCAAAAGTAACAACACTTAATAATCAGCAAGCACTAATCTCAGTTGGTGATAATATAAACTACCGTGTTCAACAAAAAACTGACAATGGAAACAGCAATAGTGATAGGCTGACAACTACTTATAAACAATACTCTGTTTTTATAGGTATATTATTAAATTTATTACCAGAAGTTTCTGATAATAATAAAATCATGCTTAGAATCAATCCATCGCTTAGTAACTTCAAATACGCTGAAGACGACACAAGACAAAATGCGTTAAGAGAGATCGCTCCAGATACAGTACAAAAGAAACTCTCAACTGTCGTCCAAGTTGATAGCGGTGATACTATTATTCTTGGTGGATTAATAGGTCAGACAAAGGGTAAAAACAATACTTCTGTACCTCTTCTTTCTGACATCCCACTTATAGGTGGCGTCTTTAAAAGTACAAGAGACAATATAAAAACAACAGAGCTTATCTTTGTCATCACTCCTCATGTAGTTGATTTTGACAAAAAAAAGCCACTTAATCAATCACTAAAAGACTTAGGTTTTTCTAAAACGATCTATGAATAA
- the era gene encoding GTPase Era, producing the protein MKSGFVSIIGRTNAGKSSFLNALLNEKIAIVSHKQNATRRKINGIVMNGEDQIIFTDTPGLHESNKAINQLLISQAIKSMGDCDLIVFLAPIHDDTSDYEKFLALNPEKPHILVLTKVDESSNAKVLEKITKYQKFQDKFTALLTFSTKQPTYKKPLLDEICKLLPEHEYFYDPEFLTSTNEKEIFREFILEAIYENLSDEVPYLSDAIIKSVKEKPGITEIYASIITEREIHKSMIIGKNGETIKRIGIFARKLIQNLTGSKVFLKLDVVVKKGWSKEEKSLNKIIGY; encoded by the coding sequence TTGAAATCAGGCTTTGTTAGCATCATAGGACGCACAAATGCTGGCAAAAGCTCGTTTTTAAATGCTTTGTTAAACGAAAAGATCGCCATTGTTTCGCACAAGCAAAATGCAACCCGCAGAAAGATAAATGGTATAGTAATGAACGGTGAAGATCAGATCATCTTCACCGACACACCTGGACTTCACGAGAGCAACAAGGCGATAAATCAATTACTAATTAGCCAAGCAATAAAATCGATGGGAGACTGCGATCTTATCGTATTTTTAGCGCCTATTCATGATGATACAAGTGACTATGAAAAATTTCTAGCTTTAAATCCTGAAAAACCACACATCTTAGTGCTAACAAAAGTCGATGAGAGCTCAAACGCAAAAGTGCTTGAAAAGATCACTAAGTATCAAAAATTTCAAGATAAATTTACAGCTTTGCTTACCTTTAGCACCAAGCAGCCAACCTATAAAAAGCCGCTTCTTGATGAAATTTGTAAGCTTTTGCCAGAGCATGAGTATTTTTACGATCCGGAATTTCTTACTTCAACAAATGAAAAAGAAATTTTTAGAGAATTTATACTTGAAGCGATCTATGAAAATTTAAGCGATGAGGTCCCATATCTTAGCGATGCGATCATAAAAAGCGTAAAAGAAAAACCTGGCATAACTGAAATTTATGCGAGCATCATCACTGAGCGTGAAATTCATAAAAGTATGATCATCGGTAAGAATGGTGAAACGATAAAACGAATAGGAATTTTTGCAAGAAAGTTAATACAAAATTTAACCGGATCAAAGGTCTTTTTAAAGCTCGATGTAGTCGTTAAAAAAGGCTGGAGTAAAGAAGAAAAGAGCCTTAATAAAATAATTGGTTATTGA